The stretch of DNA TTCGGCAAACACTGATTGAGAAAAATCAGGCAAATGTATCGATGATCGTCCCAAGCATTTCATCGGAAGCCTTGGCGACTTTGGTGCCCAGCTCGACTTGGAACTTGCCTTGGGCCATCTCGGCCATGGCGCTGCCCGGATCCATTTGCTGGCTGCGATCAATGCCGCGCAGACGATCGACCTGTGCCTCGGAAGACTGGCTGGTGACCGAACGCTCGATGGTGTTGTTGGCAATCTGGCTGGCGGCCTGATCGACGCGGTTCTGCCCGGTCTGAATGGTGCTCAAACCCGCATAAAAAGCTGTGTTACCGGAGATTTCCATGGGAGTTCTCATCCTTGGGAAGGATCAATGGGTGCCATTGAAGCAGAGGCGCCAGAAAAACACCCGTCAAAAATACTGATGGCACAGTGCCTCGTCATAGCCAAAAACATTAGTCGAGCAGATCGAGTTGCAAGTGATCAGCCACCGCCTCAGCGCTAAGCGACTTCAATTTCGGCACGCGCCCCAGGCACGGCGCCGGTAGCCGTTCAGCCAGCGTCGCCAGATTCTCTTCCAGCCGCGAAGTCTTCGGATCAATGATGTTGGCCACCCACCCGGCCAGTTGCAGACCATCGCGCGCGATCGCCTCAGCCGTCAGCAAGGCGTGACTGATGCACCCCAGCCGAACACCTACCACCAGAATCACTGGCAGCTTCAAGGCAATGGCCAGGTCCGATAGATTGGCCTGATCCGCCAACGGCACCCGCCAGCCACCCGCACCTTCGATGAGGGTGAAATCGGCATTCAGCGCCAGAATCTCGCGCATCGGCGCCAGCAACGATTGCACCGTCAGCGCCACGCCCGCCTCCCGCGCCGCCAGATGCGGGGCGATCGCAGGTTCGAACGCCACCGGATTGACCTGTTGATAAGTCAGCGGCACCGAACATTCGGCCAGCAGCGCCAGTGCATCGGCATTGCGCAGTCCCTTGGGCGTCACTTCGCAGCCCGAAGCCACCGGTTTACCCGCCGCCGTACTCAGCCCCGCCGACCGCGCCGCATGCAGCAAGCCGGCAGCCACGGTGGTCTTGCCGACATCGGTGTCCGTTCCGGTGATGAAATAGGCTGCGCTCATAAGGGTTTCTCCAACACGGCGTAAACCACCTGATAGGTCGCCGGCAATCCTTGTGCCTGACGGTACTGCTCATATGCTTCGACCAGACCGAGAATCCGCGCCCGCCCGGTCAAGCCACCCGGACGACCAGGGTTCAGATTGTGCGCACCCAGCGCCTTGAGCTCATGCGTCAGGCTGCGCACATCCGGGTAATGCAGTACGTGCGCCTGATTCTGCAGACTCACCGTGTGTAAACCACTGGCCATGCACAACTGTTGATAACGGGTGAACTCGCGGAAGCGGTTGACGTGCACCAAGCCATCGACCTGACGCCAACTGTCGCGCAATTCGTACAACGTCCCTACACAAAGACTAGCAAACGCAAAAATCCCGCCGGGTTTCAGCACGCGAAAAGCCTCACTGAGCACCGACTCGAAGTCCGCACACCACTGCACCGCGAGGCTGGAGAAAAGCAGATCACACGTCGCATCCCGCAGCGGCAGACGTTCGGCATCACCGGCGATGAAATGCTGCGCACCGCCCAAGGGACGCGCGTGCGCGAGCATGCCTTCGGCGATGTCCAGCGCCAGCCCCTGCCCCTGAGTAAAGCGCTCGGCCAATGCGCGAGTGAAATACCCGGTGCCGCAGCCCAGATCCAGCCAGCGCGATGGCACAAAACCCGATGGCAAGCGCTGCAGCAACTGCGAACCGACATCACGCTGCAACTCGGCAACACTGTCATAGCTTGCCGCTGCACGGGAAAAAGAGGCCGCGACCTGGCGCTTGTCGGGCAAGCCGCCGGGCAGCGCAACAAGAGACAAATCAGTCATCACCGCACTCATGTAAAAAAGCCTGGATCGCACCCGCCACACCATGGGGGTCTTCCAGAAGAAACGCATGACTGGCCTGTTCAATCAGACCAATCTCGATATCCGGCAGCAGTGCAAACAACTCACCTGCTGCCTCTGCTGGCACCAATCCGTCCTGCCCGGCGAACAGGTGCAATTGCGGGCCGCGAAACGCCTGCAACGCGCCACGGGTGTCCAGTTGCGCCAGCAATTCCAGCCCGGCCATCAATGCCGTTGGCGCCGCGTTTGGCGCACCGCCGAGCATCAGTCGCGACAAACCGCGCGGGTCTTGCGCGCCTTGGGCACACAGCAGCGAGAAACGTTTGAGGGTGGTTTTGGGATCGGCCGTGCAGCCAGCGAGAAACGCATCGAACGTCTCCCCCGGCATCGCACTCGGCCATTGCTCGTGGGCAACGAAGGACGGATTGCTCGCCAGCGTCAGCAGGCCGCAGCAACGCTCGCCACGCCGTGCTGCCAATTCAGAAGCAAGCATGCCGCCCAACGACCAGCCGCCCAGCCACACATCCTGAGGAATACGCTCATCGAGTTCGTCGAGCCAATCCTGCAGATCGCCGGAGTCCAGTTCCGGCAACGGCTCGATCTCGACATGCAGATGCTCGTCGAGTCCCTGCAACGCCGCTGCCAAAGGCTCCAGCGGTGAAACCCCGAGGCCCCAGCCGGGCAGCAGAATCAGGCGATTACGCATGGCTTGGCTCCGGCGGCAGTTGGGCAAAGCAATCGGCCAGTCCCTCTAACAATAGCTGCACCTGCGCCTCGCTGTGGGCGGCGGTCAGGGTCACGCGAAGACGTGCGCTGCCAGCGGGCACGGTGGGCGGGCGGATCGCGGTGACCATCAATCCGCGTTCGCGCAGCATCTGCGACAGGCGCACGGCGCGACCGGCGTCGCCGATCAGGATGGGCTGGATCGGAGTAAAGCTGTCCATCAGTTGTAGACCGAGCTGCTCCGCACCGTGGCGGAACTGACGGATCAGCGTCTGCAAATGTTCGCGACGCCAGTGTTCCGTGCGCAGCAACTCCAGACTTTTCAACGTCGCGCAGGCCAGCGCCGGTGGCTGGCTGGTGGTGTAGATGTACGGCCGGGCGAACTGGATCAGGCTTTCGATCAGCTCTTCGCTGCCAGCGACAAATGCGCCTGCGGTGCCGAACGCCTTGCCGAGGGTGCCGACCAGCACCGGCACATCGTCCTGACTCAAACCGAAATGCTCGACGATTCCGCCGCCATGGGCGCCCAGCGGACCGAAGCCATGGGCATCGTCGACCATCAACCACGCGCCCCTGGCCTTGGCCTCCCGCGCCAGCGCCGGCAGATCGGCTATGTCGCCGTCCATGCTGAACACTCCGTCGGTGACCACCAGCGTGTTGCCGGTGGCTTTCTCCAAACGCTTGGCCAGACTGTCGGCGTCATTGTGCAGATAACGATTGAAACGCGCGCCGGACAACAGGCCTGCATCGAGCAGCGAGGCATGGTTGAGCCGGTCTTCAAGCACGGTATCGCCCTGCCCGACCAGCGCCGTGACCGCGCCGAGGTTGGCCATGTAACCGGTGGTGAACAACAGCGCTCGCGGCCGGCCCGTGAGATCGGCCAATGCTTCTTCGAGTGCGTGGTGTGGACCGCTGTGGCCGACCACCAGATGCGACGCCCCGCCACCGACGCCCCAGCGCTCGGCACCGGCGCGCCAGGCTTCGATCACCTGCGGGTGATTGGCCAGGCCCAGGTAGTCGTTGTTGCAGAACGCCAGCAACGGCTGACCGTCGACCACCACTTCAGGCCCCTGCGGGGACTCGAGCAAGGGGCGCTGGCGATAGAGATTTTCGGCACGGCGGGCAGCAAGGCGTGCGGCGAGATCGAAAGACATGCAGGCCTCGACTTTTTTAATGACACACATCCTATGTAGGAGTGAGCCTGCTCGCGATGGCGGTGTATCAGCCGACATAAATGGTGAATGTCAGGCCGCTATCGCGAGCAGGCTCACTCCTACAGGGGTTTTGCATTTCAAGCTTTGTTCAGACGGCGGCGTTATAGAACTGCTCGCCGCTCTTCTGCTCCACCAGCGCCTGCTCGATCGCGGCCTGATGCACTTCATCGGAATGCTCTTCGCGCGCTTCCGGCTGAATGCCCAGACGGGCGAACAGTTGCATGTCCTTGTCGGCCTGCGGGTTGGCGGTGGTCAGCAGTTTGTCGCCGTAGAAAATCGAGTTGGCACCGGCGAAGAACGCCAGCGCCTGCATCTGCTCGTTCATCGCTTCGCGGCCGGCAGACAGGCGCACGTGGGATTGCGGCATGAGGATGCGCGCTACCGCGAGCATGCGGATGAAGTCGAACGGGTCGACGTCATCAGCGTTCTCCAACGGAGTGCCGGCGACTTTCACCAGCATGTTGATCGGAACCGACTCCGGATGCTCCGGCAGGTTGGCCAGTTGAATCAACAGATTGGCGCGGTCATCGAGCGACTCGCCCATGCCGAGGATGCCACCGGAGCAGATCTTCATCCCCGACTCACGCACGTAGGCCAGGGTCTGCAGGCGCTCGCTGTAGGTGCGGGTGGTGATGATGCTGCCGTAGAACTCGGGCGAGGTGTCGAGGTTGTGGTTGTAGTAATCCAGGCCGGCCTCGGCCAGCGCTGCAGTCTGCTCCTGGTCGAGACGGCCGAGGGTCATGCAGGTTTCCAGGCCCATGGCCTTGACGCCTTCAACCATCTTCAGCACATACGGCATGTCTTTGGCCGACGGGTGTTTCCACGCAGCCCCCATGCAGAAACGCGTGGAGCCGATGGCTTTGGCGCGGGCAGCCTCTTCGAGGACCTTCTGCACTTCCATCAGTTTTTCTTTTTCCAGGCCGGTGTTGTAGTGACCGGACTGCGGACAGTACTTGCAGTCTTCCGGGCAGGCACCGGTCTTGATCGACAGCAGGGTCGAAACCTGCACGCGGTTGGCGTTGAAATGCGCGCGGTGCACCGTCTGCGCCTGGAACAGCAAGTCGTTGAATGGCTGTACGAAGAGGGCTTTGACTTCGGCTAAAGACCAGTCGTGACGCAGGGTGGCAGAGGTGCTGGCGCTCATGGGCAGTTCCTTGGTTATGCTTGGCTGGCGGCTGCGGGAATGGAATACCCACAGGCGCGACACGGATGTTCGGCATATTTAAGGAAGAGCCATGCGCTGTCAACCACGACACGAACAACAGGTTTACATCTGTTTAAAAAACGCACAGACCTGCTTGCTGTGTGATGAGCCCGCAGAAGCAGAAATGCCAATCTGCGTCGCCTGCGAAACCGAATTGCCCTGGCTCGGCGACCACTGCCAGAGCTGCGCGCTGCCGCTGCCCGACACAGGCCTGACTTGCGGCGAGTGCCTGCTAGAGCCTCCGGCCTTCGAGCAGGTCATTGCACCGTGGCGTTATGACTTCCCGGTGGACAGTCTGATTACGCGTTTTAAACACAACGCAAAATGGCCGTTTGGTCACCTGCTCGCCGACGTTGCCGGACAATACCTGCAACATCGCTTCGATGAGGGACTGCCACGCCCCGACGTGTTGTTGCCCGTGCCGTTGTCGAACAAGCGCTTGCGTCAACGAGGCTTCAATCAAGCGGCGATGCTGGCGCGATGGTTGAGCAAACAGCTTGAGCTGCCTTTTGAGGAACATGTTCTACGGCGGATACATGACACCAGCGCTCAGCAGGACCTCGACGCCAAGGCGCGCAAGCGCAACTTGCGTAACGCCTTCGCTATGGCGCCCGATGCGGATGTGAACGGTCGGCATATCGCGTTGATCGATGATGTACTGACCACCGGCGCCACGGCCCAGGCTCTGGCGCGACTGCTGAGGGATGCAGGGGCGGCGAGAATTGATGTGTATTGCCTGGCCCGCACACCGAAACCCGGAAGCTGAAATCGGCACCCCCCTTGTAGGAGTTAGCCTGCTCGCGATGGCGCCTTCACTGTCAACATAGATGCCGACTGATCCACCGCTATCGCGAGCAGGCTCACTCCTACAAGGGAACTGTGTTTGGCTTGACTGATGCGCCGCAAGCGGCCAACTTCACTCCTCACCGCCACCGTTAAAAAGCGCCCACTTCATGTCCCTGCCCTCCCTGTTGTCCCAGCACATCGTCCGCCGTCCGCAGCGCATTGCTTTGCTGCAACACATTGCCGAGCAGGGCTCGATCACCCGCGCCGCGAAAAGCGCCGGGCTGAGTTACAAGGCGGCCTGGGATGCGATCGATGAGCTGAACAACCTGGCGCAGAAACCACTGGTGGAGCGCGCGGTTGGCGGCAAGGGTGGCGGTGGCGCCAAGCTGTCCAGCGAAGGCGAACGGGTGTTGCGTCTGTATCAAAAGCTGCAAGCCTTGCAGGCGCAGGTCCTGGAGGCCGCCGAAGACGCCAGCGACCTCGATCTGCTCGGTCGGCTGATGCTGCGCACCAGCGCCCGCAACCAGTTGCACGGCAAGGTCGTGGCCATCGAAGGCGCGGGACGCAATGACCTGATCCGCCTCGAACTGGCCGAAGGCCTGTGCATCGATGCGCAGATCACCCACGACAGCACCGTGCACCTGGAGCTGCAACCGGGCACCGAAGTAGTGGCACTGATCAAGGCCGGTTGGCTTGAGTTGCTGGCGGCGGATCAAGCAGCAACATCTGGACACAATCTTCTGAGCGGCATCATCGAAGCCATTCTCGATGCCGAGGACGGCCCCAGCGAAGTGCGCATCGCCCTGCCCAACGGCCAGACGCTGTGCGCTCTGGCAGAGCCGCTGCAGCTTCGCACTCGCGGGCTGAATATCCAGCAACCGGTCCAGGTGCAGTTCTCGCCGTCCAATGTGCTGATCGGCGCACCGCTATAACGGACGTTCTGCAACAAAAGCTTCATCGCCCCCCATTAAGGTTGCTGCCAAAACCAAGCAGGGAGCCTGATGTGAGCCTATTAGAAGAAAACCAATCCACTGATCTGGAAAAGATGGTCGGCCTCAGCCGTCGCGGTTTCATCAGCGCCGGCGCGCTGTGCGGCGCCGCCATGTTCCTCGGCGGCAACCTGCTCAGCCGCAGCGCGCTGGCCTCAAGCATCAGCGCCGGCAACAGCCGCCTGCTCGGTTTCGAGAGCATTGCCGCCGCGACCACCGACGTCATCAGCCTGCCGAAGGGCTACAAGTCCTCGGTACTGATCAGTTGGGGCCAACCGCTGCACAAGAACGGTCCGGCCTTCGACCCGAGCGGCAATGGCACCGCCGCCGCACAGGAAGTGCAGTTCGGTGACAACAACGACGGCATGAGCCTGTTCGCCTTCCCCGACGACCGAAACCGCGCGTTGATGGCGATCAACAACGAATACACCAACTACCGCTACCTCTACCCGCACGGCGGCATGCCGCAATCGGCCGAAGACGTGCGCAAGGCGTTGGCCTGCGAAGGCGTGTCGGTGATCGAAGTGCAGCGCAAGAATGGCCAGTGGCAGTTCGTCCAGGGCTCGCGTTACAACCGCCGGATTCACGGCAACTCGCCGCTGCGCATCAGCGGCCCGGCCGCCGGCCACGACCTGATGAAAACGGCCGCCGACAAACACGGCAAGAAAGTCCTCGGTACCTTCCAGAACTGCGCCAATGGCAAGACGCCGTGGGGCACCTACCTGACCTGCGAAGAGAACTTCACCGACGGCTTCGGCAGCAGCAACGCCCAGCAACAGTTCGACCCGGCGCAGAAGCGCTACGGCGTGTCGGCCGCCAGCCGCGAGATCAACTGGCACCCGTTCGACCCGCGTTTCGACATGGCCAAGAACCCCAACGAACTCAACCGTCACGGCTGGGTGGTCGAGATCGATCCGTTCGATCCGCAATCGACCCCGGTCAAGCGCACCGCGCTGGGCCGCTTCAAACATGAAAACGCCGCGCTGGCCGAGACCGATGATGGTCGCGCCGTGGTGTACATGGGCGACGACGAGCGTGGCGAGTTCATCTACAAATTCGTCAGCCGCGACCGCATCAACCATCGCAACCCGAAAGCCAACCGCGACATCCTCGACCACGGCACCCTGTACGTGGCGAAGTTCGATAACGGCGACAGCAACCCCGATCATCCGAAAGGCCAGGGCCAGTGGATCGAACTGACCCACGGCAAGAACGGCATCGACGCCAGCAGCGGTTTCGCCGATCAGGCCGAAGTGCTGATCCACGCGCGCCTTGCCGCCAGTGTGGTCGGCGCCACGCGCATGGATCGCCCGGAGTGGATCGTGGTCAGTCCGAAGGACGGCCAGGTTTATTGCACCCTGACCAACAACGCCAAACGCGGCGAAGACGGGCAACCGGTGGGCGGGCCGAATCCGCGCGCGAAGAACGTCTACGGGCAGATCCTGCGCTGGCGCACCGAGCGCGACGATCACGCGTCGAAGACCTTCGCCTGGGACCTGTTCGTGGTCGCCGGAAATCCGGGTGTACATGCCGGCACGCCGAAGGGTGGCTCGTCGAACATCACTGCGCAAAACATGTTCAACAGCCCGGACGGTCTAGGTTTCGACAAGGCCGGACGCCTGTGGATTCTCACCGACGGTGATTCGAGCAACGCCGGGGACTTTGCCGGAATGGGCAACAACCAGATGCTCTGCGCTGACCCCAAGACTGGTGAAATTCGTCGATTCATGGTCGGGCCGATTGGCTGTGAAGTCACCGGGATCAGCTTCTCGCCGGATCAGAAAACCCTGTTTGTCGGGATTCAGCATCCGGGCGAAAACGGTGGCTCCACCTTCCCTGAGCATCTGCCGAACGGCAAGCCGCGGTCTTCGGTGATGGCGATCACCCGTGAAGACGGCGGAATAGTCGGCGCCTGATTGGCCCTCATCGCGAGCAGGCTCACTCCTACAGTTGGAACGCGTTTCCTTGTAGGAGTGAGCCTGCTCGCGATGGCGTCAGCACAGACACCAACCAACTCTCCCACTGCCATCTGCGCTACCATGCTGGGCCGGACGCGGCAGCCTGCCGCGCGCAGGAGTCAGCATGGCCCACCCGTTTGAAACCCTCACACCCGATCTCGTACTCGATGCCGTCGAAAGCATCGGCTTCCTGAGTGATGCGCGCATTCTGGCGCTCAACAGCTACGAAAACCGTGTCTATCAGGTCGGCATCGAAGACTCCGAACCGCTGATCGCCAAGTTCTACCGCCCGCAGCGCTGGACCAACGAGGCCATCCTCGAAGAGCACCAATTCACCTTCGAGCTGGCCGACGTCGAGATTCCCGTGGTGGCGCCGCTGATCCACAACGGCCAGACCCTGCACGAACACGCCGGTTTCCGTTTCACCCTGTTTCCGCGTCGCGGCGGCCGTGCGCCGGAGCCGGGCAATCTCGATCAGCTGTATCGCCTGGGCCAGTTGCTCGGCCGCATCCACGCAGTCGGCGCGACCAAGCCGTTCGAACACCGTGAAGCGCTCGCCGTGCAGAACTTCGGTCACGCCTCGCTGAACACCTTGCTCGAAGGCAACTTCATTCCCAAAAGCCTGCTGCCGGCCTATGAGTCCGTCGCCCGCGATCTGCTTAAGCGCGTGGAAGACGCCTACGCCAATACCCCGCATCAGAACATCCGCATGCACGGCGACTGCCACCCCGGCAACATGATGTGCCGCGACGAGATGTTCCACATCGTCGACCTCGACGACTGCCGTATGGGCCCGGCGGTGCAGGACATCTGGATGATGCTGGCGGGCGACCGTCAGGAGTGCCTCGGGCAACTGTCGGAACTGATGGACGGCTACAACGAATTCCACGACTTCGACCCGCGCGAGCTGGCACTGATCGAACCGCTGCGCGCCCTCCGGCTGATGCACTACAGCGCCTGGCTGGCCCGGCGCTGGGACGATCCGGCGTTCCCGCACAGCTTTCCGTGGTTTGGTACCGAACGTTATTGGGGTGATCAGGTGCTGGCGTTGCGCGAACAGCTGTCAGCGCTAAACGAAGAGCCACTGAAACTTTTCTGATTACCCGCAAATCCATGTGGGAGGGGGCTTGCTCCCGAAGACGGACTGACATTCAACATAAATGTTGGCTGACACACCGCCTTCGGGAGCAAGCCCCCTCCCACAATTTTGTCCCGTGCTCACAATTTCAGAACTCATTGGCCAACAAATCTCCTTACAATCCCTGCTTTGTCAGCTGTCTAAGCAAGGATTCTGCATGCAAGCCGCCAACCCGCGTCGCGGGTACATTCTGGGCCTGAGTGCCTACATCATCTGGGGCCTGTTCCCGATCTACTTCAAAGCCATCGCCGAAGTCCCGGCTGTCGAGATCATCATCCATCGGGTGTTGTGGTCGGCGCTGTTCGGCGCCTTGCTGCTGATGGTGTGGAAGCATCCCGGCTGGTTGCGCGAGTTGCTCGACAATCCCAAGCGCCTGGCGATCCTGGCACTTAGCGGCACCTTGATTGCGGCGAACTGGCTGACCTATGTGTGGTCGGTGAACAACGGGCGCATGCTCGAAGCGAGCCTCGGCTACTACATCAACCCGCTGGTCAACGTGCTGTTGGGGATGTTGATTCTCGGCGAGCGTTTGCGGCGCATGCAGTGGGTCGCGGTGGGGCTGGCAGCCGTCGGTGTGGCGCAGCAGGTGTGGCAGGTCGGCAGTCTGCCGTGGGTGTCGCTGGTGCTGGCGCTGACCTTTGGTTTCTACGGGCTGATCCGTAAACAGGCACCGGTCAAAGCGTTGCCGGGGCTGGTGGTGGAAACCTGGATGCTGGTGCCGATCGCCGTGGCCTGGCTGTTGTTCAACCAGACAGCCACCAGTGCCCAACCCGAATTCTGGACCACCTCGCAAGCCTGGTGGCTGGTGGCGGCCGGCCCGGTGACGCTGGTGCCACTGGTATGCTTCAACGCTGCGACCCGACACTTGCCCTACACCACCATCGGCTTCCTGCAATACCTGGCGCCGACCTTGGTGCTGCTGCAGGCAGTGTTGCTGTTCGGCGAGCATTTGTCGTCGAGCACCCTGATCGCGTTCATCTTCATCTGGGCCGGTCTGGCGGTTTATAGCATCGATGCAGTGATCAGTTTGCGTCGGCGCAGCTGATCAAAAAACGCACAAAGCTTTGCAAGCCACGGTTCTCGTGGCCTGCAACATTCCTTCCCAAGGTTATCCACAGCGTGATCCCCGCCGTTTGTGCGCAAGTCACTGAATGCTGGCGGTTTTTTGATCAGTTCCAGGAAAGCCCCGACCAGCATGGCGTTGCGCCCGGTCTCTACAGGTTATCCACAGGCAGGTGCACGTTAAATCTGGATAACCCGGGCGCCGGTTAAACGTCTGTGCGTAACACCAGTTCGACCATCAGATCATCGGCCAGGGTTTCCAGGCGCGACTGCAACACGTCCAGCGACAGGGTCAGCGGCACCGCGAGAATCGCTTCGGCGTGGAACAACGGCTCGCTGCTCATCGGCGCCGGCCGCACATCGGTCACCAGCCGTTCGAGGTTCACCCCCTGCTCGCTGAGCAGGCGGGTGATGTCGCGCACGATCCCCGGGCGATCATTGCCCACCAGTTCCATGGCGATCGGTTTCCAGGTGCAGGATTGCTCGATGCCGCTTTCGGCAATCAACACGCGAATACCCTGCGCCGACAGTGCTTGTAAGGAATCGACTAATTCGTCGTAAGCCTCCGCCGGTACACCCACCCGCAGAATCCCGGCGAACTGCCCGGCCATCCGTGACATGCGGCTTTCCAGCCAGTTGCCACCGTGCTCGGCGATGCATTGGGCAATGCGCTCGACCTGC from Pseudomonas sp. P8_229 encodes:
- the bioD gene encoding dethiobiotin synthase, which gives rise to MSAAYFITGTDTDVGKTTVAAGLLHAARSAGLSTAAGKPVASGCEVTPKGLRNADALALLAECSVPLTYQQVNPVAFEPAIAPHLAAREAGVALTVQSLLAPMREILALNADFTLIEGAGGWRVPLADQANLSDLAIALKLPVILVVGVRLGCISHALLTAEAIARDGLQLAGWVANIIDPKTSRLEENLATLAERLPAPCLGRVPKLKSLSAEAVADHLQLDLLD
- the bioC gene encoding malonyl-ACP O-methyltransferase BioC; protein product: MTDLSLVALPGGLPDKRQVAASFSRAAASYDSVAELQRDVGSQLLQRLPSGFVPSRWLDLGCGTGYFTRALAERFTQGQGLALDIAEGMLAHARPLGGAQHFIAGDAERLPLRDATCDLLFSSLAVQWCADFESVLSEAFRVLKPGGIFAFASLCVGTLYELRDSWRQVDGLVHVNRFREFTRYQQLCMASGLHTVSLQNQAHVLHYPDVRSLTHELKALGAHNLNPGRPGGLTGRARILGLVEAYEQYRQAQGLPATYQVVYAVLEKPL
- a CDS encoding alpha/beta fold hydrolase, whose protein sequence is MRNRLILLPGWGLGVSPLEPLAAALQGLDEHLHVEIEPLPELDSGDLQDWLDELDERIPQDVWLGGWSLGGMLASELAARRGERCCGLLTLASNPSFVAHEQWPSAMPGETFDAFLAGCTADPKTTLKRFSLLCAQGAQDPRGLSRLMLGGAPNAAPTALMAGLELLAQLDTRGALQAFRGPQLHLFAGQDGLVPAEAAGELFALLPDIEIGLIEQASHAFLLEDPHGVAGAIQAFLHECGDD
- the bioF gene encoding 8-amino-7-oxononanoate synthase, translating into MSFDLAARLAARRAENLYRQRPLLESPQGPEVVVDGQPLLAFCNNDYLGLANHPQVIEAWRAGAERWGVGGGASHLVVGHSGPHHALEEALADLTGRPRALLFTTGYMANLGAVTALVGQGDTVLEDRLNHASLLDAGLLSGARFNRYLHNDADSLAKRLEKATGNTLVVTDGVFSMDGDIADLPALAREAKARGAWLMVDDAHGFGPLGAHGGGIVEHFGLSQDDVPVLVGTLGKAFGTAGAFVAGSEELIESLIQFARPYIYTTSQPPALACATLKSLELLRTEHWRREHLQTLIRQFRHGAEQLGLQLMDSFTPIQPILIGDAGRAVRLSQMLRERGLMVTAIRPPTVPAGSARLRVTLTAAHSEAQVQLLLEGLADCFAQLPPEPSHA
- the bioB gene encoding biotin synthase BioB: MSASTSATLRHDWSLAEVKALFVQPFNDLLFQAQTVHRAHFNANRVQVSTLLSIKTGACPEDCKYCPQSGHYNTGLEKEKLMEVQKVLEEAARAKAIGSTRFCMGAAWKHPSAKDMPYVLKMVEGVKAMGLETCMTLGRLDQEQTAALAEAGLDYYNHNLDTSPEFYGSIITTRTYSERLQTLAYVRESGMKICSGGILGMGESLDDRANLLIQLANLPEHPESVPINMLVKVAGTPLENADDVDPFDFIRMLAVARILMPQSHVRLSAGREAMNEQMQALAFFAGANSIFYGDKLLTTANPQADKDMQLFARLGIQPEAREEHSDEVHQAAIEQALVEQKSGEQFYNAAV
- a CDS encoding ComF family protein, whose translation is MRCQPRHEQQVYICLKNAQTCLLCDEPAEAEMPICVACETELPWLGDHCQSCALPLPDTGLTCGECLLEPPAFEQVIAPWRYDFPVDSLITRFKHNAKWPFGHLLADVAGQYLQHRFDEGLPRPDVLLPVPLSNKRLRQRGFNQAAMLARWLSKQLELPFEEHVLRRIHDTSAQQDLDAKARKRNLRNAFAMAPDADVNGRHIALIDDVLTTGATAQALARLLRDAGAARIDVYCLARTPKPGS
- a CDS encoding TOBE domain-containing protein, whose amino-acid sequence is MSLPSLLSQHIVRRPQRIALLQHIAEQGSITRAAKSAGLSYKAAWDAIDELNNLAQKPLVERAVGGKGGGGAKLSSEGERVLRLYQKLQALQAQVLEAAEDASDLDLLGRLMLRTSARNQLHGKVVAIEGAGRNDLIRLELAEGLCIDAQITHDSTVHLELQPGTEVVALIKAGWLELLAADQAATSGHNLLSGIIEAILDAEDGPSEVRIALPNGQTLCALAEPLQLRTRGLNIQQPVQVQFSPSNVLIGAPL
- a CDS encoding PhoX family phosphatase translates to MSLLEENQSTDLEKMVGLSRRGFISAGALCGAAMFLGGNLLSRSALASSISAGNSRLLGFESIAAATTDVISLPKGYKSSVLISWGQPLHKNGPAFDPSGNGTAAAQEVQFGDNNDGMSLFAFPDDRNRALMAINNEYTNYRYLYPHGGMPQSAEDVRKALACEGVSVIEVQRKNGQWQFVQGSRYNRRIHGNSPLRISGPAAGHDLMKTAADKHGKKVLGTFQNCANGKTPWGTYLTCEENFTDGFGSSNAQQQFDPAQKRYGVSAASREINWHPFDPRFDMAKNPNELNRHGWVVEIDPFDPQSTPVKRTALGRFKHENAALAETDDGRAVVYMGDDERGEFIYKFVSRDRINHRNPKANRDILDHGTLYVAKFDNGDSNPDHPKGQGQWIELTHGKNGIDASSGFADQAEVLIHARLAASVVGATRMDRPEWIVVSPKDGQVYCTLTNNAKRGEDGQPVGGPNPRAKNVYGQILRWRTERDDHASKTFAWDLFVVAGNPGVHAGTPKGGSSNITAQNMFNSPDGLGFDKAGRLWILTDGDSSNAGDFAGMGNNQMLCADPKTGEIRRFMVGPIGCEVTGISFSPDQKTLFVGIQHPGENGGSTFPEHLPNGKPRSSVMAITREDGGIVGA
- a CDS encoding serine/threonine protein kinase encodes the protein MAHPFETLTPDLVLDAVESIGFLSDARILALNSYENRVYQVGIEDSEPLIAKFYRPQRWTNEAILEEHQFTFELADVEIPVVAPLIHNGQTLHEHAGFRFTLFPRRGGRAPEPGNLDQLYRLGQLLGRIHAVGATKPFEHREALAVQNFGHASLNTLLEGNFIPKSLLPAYESVARDLLKRVEDAYANTPHQNIRMHGDCHPGNMMCRDEMFHIVDLDDCRMGPAVQDIWMMLAGDRQECLGQLSELMDGYNEFHDFDPRELALIEPLRALRLMHYSAWLARRWDDPAFPHSFPWFGTERYWGDQVLALREQLSALNEEPLKLF
- the rarD gene encoding EamA family transporter RarD, which produces MQAANPRRGYILGLSAYIIWGLFPIYFKAIAEVPAVEIIIHRVLWSALFGALLLMVWKHPGWLRELLDNPKRLAILALSGTLIAANWLTYVWSVNNGRMLEASLGYYINPLVNVLLGMLILGERLRRMQWVAVGLAAVGVAQQVWQVGSLPWVSLVLALTFGFYGLIRKQAPVKALPGLVVETWMLVPIAVAWLLFNQTATSAQPEFWTTSQAWWLVAAGPVTLVPLVCFNAATRHLPYTTIGFLQYLAPTLVLLQAVLLFGEHLSSSTLIAFIFIWAGLAVYSIDAVISLRRRS
- a CDS encoding glycine cleavage system protein R is translated as MDHLVLTVFAPDKPGQVERIAQCIAEHGGNWLESRMSRMAGQFAGILRVGVPAEAYDELVDSLQALSAQGIRVLIAESGIEQSCTWKPIAMELVGNDRPGIVRDITRLLSEQGVNLERLVTDVRPAPMSSEPLFHAEAILAVPLTLSLDVLQSRLETLADDLMVELVLRTDV